Proteins encoded by one window of Salicibibacter halophilus:
- the csaA gene encoding chaperone CsaA, with product MATIEDFTKLDMRVGTVLTATPLKGAKIPAITMEIDFGDEIGIKASSAQVTKRYAPDSLIREQVVAIVNFPPRKIAGFTSEVLVVGGVPDKGDVVLLKPDMPLPNGTIIS from the coding sequence TTGGCAACGATCGAAGATTTTACGAAACTGGACATGCGCGTTGGAACCGTTTTAACAGCCACTCCTCTTAAGGGTGCAAAAATTCCCGCTATTACGATGGAGATTGATTTCGGGGACGAGATAGGCATCAAAGCGTCAAGTGCACAAGTCACAAAACGTTATGCACCTGACTCATTAATCCGGGAGCAGGTGGTCGCGATTGTTAACTTTCCCCCTCGTAAAATAGCCGGCTTCACTTCAGAAGTGCTTGTCGTCGGCGGTGTTCCGGACAAAGGAGATGTCGTTTTATTAAAACCGGACATGCCGTTGCCTAACGGGACAATCATATCCTAA
- a CDS encoding class I SAM-dependent methyltransferase has product MTDQQQIAAKVWDPTLYDNTAQYILYYGEDVLKWLAPKKGENIIDLGCGTGHLTAKIAESGANVTGIDNSEAMIQEAKKQYPEISFIQADATNFNVDEPVEAIFSNAALHWMTDPQGVLTSVSKALKPGGRFVGEMGAKENIATIIAAINMAFVEIGQEPMPAVFPWYFPSLAEYATLLEENGFTVEQTAQFQRPTALNNGPEGLKSWMRNFADPLLDALSEEDREFVLERTITYAEPALVDDGTWFADYVRLRFVAVKDE; this is encoded by the coding sequence TTGACTGACCAACAGCAAATTGCCGCTAAAGTATGGGATCCAACTCTCTATGATAACACGGCTCAATATATCCTCTACTATGGGGAGGATGTTTTAAAATGGCTGGCTCCGAAAAAGGGCGAAAATATTATTGACTTAGGATGCGGAACCGGGCATCTAACAGCAAAAATAGCAGAATCTGGTGCGAACGTGACGGGAATTGATAACTCGGAAGCAATGATTCAAGAAGCGAAAAAACAATACCCGGAGATTTCTTTTATTCAAGCCGACGCCACAAATTTTAACGTGGACGAGCCAGTTGAAGCTATCTTTTCCAATGCTGCCCTTCATTGGATGACGGATCCGCAAGGGGTGCTTACTTCCGTATCGAAAGCGCTGAAGCCGGGCGGAAGATTTGTGGGCGAAATGGGCGCAAAGGAAAACATCGCAACCATTATCGCAGCGATTAATATGGCTTTTGTCGAAATCGGACAGGAGCCGATGCCTGCCGTGTTTCCTTGGTATTTCCCAAGTCTAGCAGAATATGCGACGTTGCTCGAAGAAAATGGCTTCACTGTTGAGCAGACAGCGCAGTTCCAACGGCCGACAGCTCTAAACAACGGACCGGAGGGACTAAAATCTTGGATGCGAAACTTTGCTGATCCACTCTTGGATGCCCTTAGCGAAGAGGACCGAGAATTCGTGTTGGAGAGAACGATCACCTATGCGGAACCGGCACTTGTCGATGACGGCACGTGGTTTGCCGATTATGTAAGGCTTCGGTTTGTAGCGGTAAAGGATGAATAG
- a CDS encoding LOG family protein — MNTICVFAGSNAGKRKTYAQEARNLGRRLLENNIRLVYGGSSVGLMGEVANEMLASGGEVIGVMPRGLFRGEVVHRSLSKLVEVDGMHERKAKMSDLSDGFIALPGGAGTFEELFEIYSWAQIGIHDKPMGLLNVDDYFLPLLKMIQYSVQEGFSNEDNLGLLTVEASPQKLLETMASRNGKIARE; from the coding sequence ATGAATACGATTTGTGTCTTTGCCGGTTCCAATGCCGGGAAACGAAAAACCTATGCCCAAGAGGCCCGTAACCTTGGCCGTCGTTTATTGGAAAACAACATCCGGCTTGTATATGGCGGATCCAGTGTTGGTTTGATGGGTGAAGTGGCAAATGAGATGCTTGCGTCCGGCGGGGAAGTGATCGGGGTGATGCCGAGAGGGTTGTTTCGCGGAGAGGTCGTACACCGGTCGTTGTCTAAACTAGTCGAGGTAGACGGCATGCACGAACGGAAAGCGAAAATGAGTGATTTATCCGATGGTTTTATTGCGTTGCCGGGCGGGGCAGGCACATTTGAAGAACTGTTTGAAATCTATAGCTGGGCGCAAATCGGGATTCATGATAAACCTATGGGTCTTTTAAATGTAGACGATTATTTTTTGCCGCTTTTGAAAATGATCCAATATAGCGTGCAAGAAGGCTTTTCCAACGAGGACAATCTAGGTTTGCTTACGGTTGAGGCTTCTCCGCAAAAACTGTTGGAAACAATGGCATCCCGAAATGGAAAAATAGCTAGAGAGTAA
- the queC gene encoding 7-cyano-7-deazaguanine synthase QueC — translation MPQGSAVVVFSGGQDSTTCLFWALKRFEKVYAVTFAYGQRHDDEIEVAKEIAAEVGVEHEVLDMGLLNQLAPNALTRKDIDVSEGADGELPSTFVPGRNLLFLSFAAIFGEQRGAKHIVTGVCETDSSGYPDCRDGFVKSLNVTLNLAMDETFVLHAPLMWLDKAGAWKLADDLGQLPYIRDYTLTCYHGIRGNGCSECPACKLRRQGLEMYLNSKDRDA, via the coding sequence TTGCCACAAGGGAGCGCTGTTGTCGTATTTAGCGGCGGACAAGACAGTACGACTTGTTTATTTTGGGCGTTGAAACGCTTTGAAAAAGTATATGCGGTGACATTTGCTTACGGACAGCGGCATGATGATGAAATTGAGGTCGCGAAAGAGATCGCTGCCGAGGTCGGAGTCGAGCACGAGGTGCTTGACATGGGTTTGTTGAACCAACTGGCGCCTAACGCGCTCACCCGGAAGGACATTGATGTGAGCGAGGGTGCGGACGGAGAGTTACCGAGCACATTCGTTCCCGGACGCAATTTGTTGTTTTTGTCTTTTGCGGCCATTTTTGGTGAGCAGCGGGGGGCGAAGCATATCGTAACCGGTGTGTGCGAGACGGATTCCAGCGGTTATCCGGACTGCCGGGACGGCTTTGTGAAGTCTTTGAATGTGACGCTGAATTTGGCGATGGATGAAACCTTTGTTTTGCACGCCCCTCTGATGTGGCTGGATAAAGCGGGGGCCTGGAAATTGGCCGATGATTTAGGGCAGCTACCCTATATCCGGGATTACACGCTTACATGTTACCACGGCATTCGCGGCAACGGCTGCAGCGAATGTCCGGCCTGCAAATTGCGACGGCAAGGGCTTGAAATGTATTTGAACAGCAAGGACAGGGATGCGTAA
- the queD gene encoding 6-carboxytetrahydropterin synthase QueD, whose translation MLQQFYPQVFHDFRYELNKDMQIAAAHFINHKDAGQCRETHGHTYFINITIAGDTLDDSGFLVNFKTLKDEVHGVFDHSLLNDHPSFADGLPTTEMVARVFWEKIDERLAAQENRPYCLQVLVRETPTSYAIYRPKRDEHR comes from the coding sequence ATGCTGCAACAGTTTTACCCGCAAGTTTTTCATGATTTTCGGTACGAATTGAACAAAGACATGCAGATCGCTGCCGCCCATTTTATTAATCACAAAGATGCAGGGCAATGCAGGGAGACGCATGGCCATACGTATTTTATCAATATAACAATTGCCGGAGACACCCTTGATGATTCGGGGTTTCTCGTGAATTTTAAAACCTTGAAGGACGAGGTTCACGGGGTCTTTGATCACTCGCTTTTAAACGATCACCCCTCATTTGCAGATGGACTGCCAACGACAGAAATGGTGGCCCGCGTGTTTTGGGAAAAGATCGATGAACGCCTGGCAGCCCAAGAAAACCGCCCCTATTGCCTCCAAGTGCTCGTGCGCGAAACTCCTACCAGTTACGCGATATACCGTCCAAAGCGAGATGAACATCGATGA
- the queE gene encoding 7-carboxy-7-deazaguanine synthase QueE: MSGKIPVLEIFGPTIQGEGMVAGQKTMFVRTGGCDYRCAWCDSAFTWDGSQKATPMKADDILAELEQIAGDRFSHVTISGGNPALHSGIDALVERFREKGIASAVETQGSFWQDWLLAVDEVTVSPKPPSSKMTTDWSRLDTFMKRLAEEQVGHHSLKVVIFDEEDLTYAKQVHERYPDVLFYLQVGNDDLETPEPARLRDHLLEKYEWLVVRVMDERQLNDVRVLPQIHALLWGNKQGV, from the coding sequence ATGAGTGGGAAAATTCCTGTTTTAGAAATATTTGGTCCTACGATTCAAGGCGAGGGGATGGTTGCCGGCCAAAAAACGATGTTTGTTCGCACCGGCGGCTGTGATTATCGATGCGCATGGTGCGACTCTGCATTTACGTGGGACGGGAGCCAAAAAGCGACGCCGATGAAAGCAGACGACATTTTGGCCGAACTTGAACAGATCGCTGGCGACCGTTTTTCGCACGTGACGATTTCCGGCGGGAATCCGGCGCTTCATTCGGGTATTGATGCCCTCGTTGAACGTTTTCGGGAAAAAGGCATCGCGTCTGCGGTGGAAACACAGGGTTCATTTTGGCAGGATTGGTTGTTGGCCGTTGATGAGGTTACGGTCTCCCCGAAACCACCCAGCTCGAAAATGACAACCGACTGGTCGCGGCTTGACACATTCATGAAACGGTTAGCGGAAGAACAAGTGGGGCACCATAGTTTGAAAGTCGTTATTTTTGACGAAGAAGATTTAACCTACGCAAAACAGGTGCACGAGCGTTACCCCGACGTACTTTTTTATTTGCAAGTCGGCAATGATGATTTGGAAACCCCCGAGCCGGCAAGACTGCGCGATCACCTTCTGGAAAAATATGAATGGCTCGTTGTAAGGGTCATGGACGAACGGCAATTGAACGATGTTCGCGTGCTCCCGCAAATCCACGCGCTGTTGTGGGGGAATAAACAAGGGGTCTGA
- the queF gene encoding preQ(1) synthase, translated as MTEEHDSRLSHLGNEGTTYTFEYDPELLETFDNQHPYRDYFVKFNTPEFTTLCPLTGQPDFATLYISYIPDKKMVESKALKLYLFSFRNHGDFHEDVINIIVNDLVEAMAPRYIEIWGKFTPRGGISIDPYVNYGKPDTKYEKMAEQRLLYHDMYPETITNR; from the coding sequence ATGACAGAAGAACATGATTCTCGGTTGTCCCATCTCGGAAATGAAGGGACAACCTATACGTTTGAATATGATCCCGAGCTGCTTGAAACCTTTGATAATCAGCATCCATACCGGGATTATTTTGTGAAATTCAACACACCCGAATTTACGACCCTTTGTCCACTCACGGGTCAACCGGATTTCGCGACGCTTTATATTAGCTACATTCCCGATAAGAAAATGGTGGAAAGCAAGGCGCTCAAACTTTATTTATTCAGTTTTCGCAACCACGGCGATTTTCACGAGGATGTGATTAACATTATCGTGAACGACCTCGTCGAGGCAATGGCACCACGATATATTGAAATATGGGGGAAATTTACGCCGCGGGGCGGGATTTCGATTGATCCTTACGTCAACTACGGCAAACCGGACACTAAATACGAGAAAATGGCAGAGCAACGGTTGCTATATCATGACATGTACCCGGAAACAATTACAAATCGCTAA
- a CDS encoding BCCT family transporter, with product MNQKLDWPVFAISGGALVLFVVASLMNAGAVADMVDLLFGWATSYFGAFWQVFMVLVFAIALGLMISRYGNVRLGVQNRPDTNYFKWIAMIVTTLMAGGGVFWAAAEPIYHFLETPPMYGDVPPAEEATVTPALAQSFLDWGFLAWAVNGTLVAVVVMYGQSKGMPLKPRILLFPIFGEKIMKRSVLGTLVDTCAIVAVAAGTIGPIGFLGLQAAYMMDDLFGIPNTLITQLVVVAVLILIAAISAMTGIHKGIQFLSRFNVIFALVLSVVILLLGPARFIIDSFIESYGIYVQDFLKLAFYRGDEDWLSQWTLFFWGWFIGYAPMMGIFIGRISNGRTLRELFLAVIIIAPLVMNFWFTVIGGSGIFFEQQNPGSVGGPLDEGGLAASINAIVTQLPLGFWIAAAFLVVTVVFVATTADTMSYTISMSITGRENPQKGVRVFWAVIMGAVASVLIVIGESSVDALQSFIVVTAVPVSLILLPILWLAPRVAKKMAKDQGIK from the coding sequence GTGAATCAAAAATTAGACTGGCCAGTGTTTGCTATTAGTGGAGGGGCACTTGTGCTTTTTGTCGTTGCCTCGTTGATGAATGCAGGTGCTGTAGCTGATATGGTGGATCTATTATTTGGATGGGCGACATCCTATTTTGGTGCTTTTTGGCAAGTGTTTATGGTGCTTGTATTTGCAATCGCGCTTGGATTAATGATATCTCGATATGGGAACGTTCGGTTAGGTGTTCAAAATCGTCCCGATACGAATTATTTTAAATGGATCGCGATGATCGTTACAACATTGATGGCAGGCGGCGGTGTCTTTTGGGCTGCTGCTGAACCTATTTATCATTTTCTGGAAACCCCACCTATGTATGGGGATGTGCCACCTGCAGAGGAAGCAACCGTCACTCCTGCATTAGCGCAATCTTTTTTGGATTGGGGCTTTTTAGCATGGGCGGTTAATGGAACGCTGGTTGCCGTCGTTGTTATGTACGGACAGTCAAAAGGGATGCCATTAAAACCAAGAATTTTGCTTTTCCCGATTTTTGGAGAAAAGATTATGAAAAGAAGTGTGTTGGGGACGTTAGTGGATACTTGTGCAATCGTAGCTGTCGCCGCTGGTACCATTGGTCCCATTGGTTTTCTTGGATTGCAGGCAGCTTATATGATGGATGATTTGTTCGGGATACCTAACACCTTAATCACCCAATTAGTGGTTGTTGCCGTCCTTATATTGATCGCCGCGATTTCTGCTATGACCGGTATTCATAAAGGCATCCAATTTTTGAGTCGTTTTAATGTTATTTTTGCTCTAGTGTTAAGCGTGGTTATCTTGCTGCTTGGCCCCGCGAGATTCATCATTGATAGTTTTATCGAATCCTATGGCATCTATGTGCAGGATTTCTTAAAGCTTGCTTTCTACAGGGGGGATGAAGATTGGTTATCCCAATGGACCCTATTCTTTTGGGGTTGGTTCATCGGCTATGCGCCAATGATGGGGATATTCATTGGCCGGATTTCTAATGGCAGAACGCTTCGTGAATTGTTTTTAGCTGTCATCATTATTGCTCCGCTAGTGATGAACTTTTGGTTCACCGTGATTGGCGGATCAGGGATCTTTTTTGAACAGCAAAATCCAGGCTCCGTTGGAGGCCCTCTAGATGAAGGAGGTCTGGCGGCATCCATTAATGCGATCGTAACTCAGCTCCCGCTAGGCTTTTGGATCGCGGCGGCCTTCTTGGTTGTAACGGTGGTCTTTGTTGCAACGACCGCGGATACGATGTCTTACACGATATCGATGTCCATTACGGGAAGAGAAAATCCACAAAAAGGTGTACGTGTTTTTTGGGCAGTGATCATGGGCGCTGTGGCCTCTGTTCTAATTGTGATTGGCGAAAGCAGTGTTGATGCCTTGCAATCCTTTATCGTTGTGACCGCAGTACCCGTCTCGCTTATCTTGTTACCGATATTATGGCTGGCGCCGAGAGTAGCGAAAAAGATGGCAAAAGATCAAGGGATAAAATAA
- the istB gene encoding IS21-like element helper ATPase IstB: protein MTLKTQEEWHADVQSYAKELKLPMIRRHLAEHASEANLQDISYEAFLAKLLQKEQDARRESARYNRIRRAEFSQKKYLEDLSVQDLPEDAQKQLKTLKTLDFIREGRNAIFAGNAGTGKTHMAIGLGMKACLEGFKVWFTTVPILVNRIKETRAENTLRNFQSRFEKYDLVIADEMGYISFDKEGAEQLFTHLSLRAGRKSTIITTNLSFERWGEIFQDEVMTAAMIDRLTHQAHIVNMNGSSYRMKETKAWLGTQHSGVSQPS, encoded by the coding sequence TTGACACTCAAAACCCAAGAAGAATGGCACGCAGACGTTCAATCATACGCGAAAGAATTAAAGTTACCAATGATTCGCAGACACTTGGCTGAGCATGCGTCAGAAGCTAATCTGCAGGATATCAGCTATGAAGCCTTTCTGGCAAAACTTCTGCAAAAAGAACAGGACGCCCGACGGGAATCCGCCCGCTATAATCGCATCCGCCGGGCGGAGTTCAGCCAGAAAAAATACTTGGAAGACCTTTCCGTGCAAGACTTGCCTGAAGATGCCCAGAAACAGCTCAAGACCCTAAAAACTCTTGACTTTATCCGTGAAGGGCGGAATGCCATTTTTGCCGGAAACGCCGGGACGGGGAAGACCCACATGGCTATCGGCTTGGGGATGAAAGCTTGTTTAGAAGGGTTTAAAGTTTGGTTTACGACCGTCCCGATTCTTGTTAACCGCATCAAGGAAACACGGGCGGAGAACACCCTTCGTAACTTTCAAAGCCGATTTGAGAAATATGATCTGGTGATCGCTGATGAGATGGGCTATATCTCCTTTGATAAAGAAGGGGCGGAACAACTTTTCACCCATCTATCCCTTCGTGCGGGGCGCAAATCAACGATAATCACGACAAATCTATCTTTTGAACGTTGGGGGGAAATCTTTCAGGACGAAGTCATGACGGCAGCGATGATTGATCGCCTTACTCATCAAGCGCATATTGTCAATATGAACGGGAGCTCTTATCGCATGAAAGAGACCAAGGCTTGGCTGGGAACACAACATTCAGGCGTATCTCAGCCGTCATGA
- the istA gene encoding IS21 family transposase has product MITMSQKYQSLIQYMQEGKSIRKVARDIGIHRETVSKYVKEYEQKRKQLMEGGEDVEVDALIESLTEKPIYTTGSRPKRKLTPEIEQRILAFLEENREKRQKGQRKQQKTVMDMYEVLEDEEVDISYSTVRRLVRQLEHKAKEAFIKETYMPGDVCEFDWGDVRITVDGRLQTFQMAVFTSAYGNYRWACLFPKQTTECFQEAHARFFAHIGGVHTTLTYDNMRVAVRRLAGDKEPTEGLMQLMMYYGFHCRFCNIRRGNEKGHVERSVDVIRRKAFSNKDIFDSLEEANHYLETLCSEKLNQKPMSQYEGQTPKQRLEQEHEYLLEAPPKWDAARVQYARVDKYATLVIEQNRYSVPDHLVGEMIMVKVYAERIRCFYNEACIANHERLSGHHRWNLQLSHVLETLQKKPGALAGSLALHQADQKIKDIYKTYYTGKERDFIALCHYLRDEGDLDGVLTAIDQLAAMHPKHVTTDKIKAICDKNNEQPVTAASMSQDTEAITEQARTHMSDYDQLFQMKAPKEGVH; this is encoded by the coding sequence ATGATCACCATGAGCCAAAAGTACCAATCATTAATACAGTATATGCAAGAGGGGAAGTCGATACGAAAAGTTGCCCGAGATATAGGGATACACCGGGAGACCGTCAGTAAATACGTAAAGGAATATGAACAGAAGCGCAAACAACTCATGGAAGGAGGCGAAGATGTCGAAGTCGATGCTTTGATCGAATCCTTAACAGAGAAGCCGATCTACACTACCGGTTCTCGACCCAAACGTAAACTGACACCGGAGATTGAGCAACGAATCCTTGCTTTCCTTGAAGAAAACCGGGAAAAGCGTCAAAAAGGGCAGCGGAAACAACAAAAAACGGTCATGGACATGTATGAGGTCTTGGAAGATGAGGAGGTGGACATTAGTTACAGTACGGTCCGACGGTTGGTGCGCCAATTGGAACATAAAGCCAAGGAGGCTTTTATTAAAGAAACGTACATGCCCGGAGATGTTTGTGAGTTTGACTGGGGGGATGTAAGAATAACGGTTGACGGACGGTTACAGACGTTCCAAATGGCCGTCTTTACATCGGCGTATGGGAATTACCGTTGGGCTTGTCTGTTTCCCAAGCAAACGACCGAGTGCTTTCAAGAAGCGCATGCCCGTTTCTTTGCCCATATCGGCGGTGTTCATACCACGCTCACCTATGACAACATGCGCGTGGCCGTTAGGCGTCTGGCCGGGGATAAGGAGCCCACAGAAGGGCTGATGCAACTGATGATGTATTACGGGTTTCACTGCCGATTCTGTAATATCCGCCGTGGCAATGAAAAGGGGCATGTGGAACGCAGTGTAGATGTCATCCGACGGAAGGCATTCTCTAACAAAGATATCTTTGATAGCTTGGAAGAAGCGAACCACTATCTCGAGACGTTATGTTCGGAAAAACTCAATCAGAAACCCATGAGCCAATACGAAGGCCAAACGCCCAAACAGCGCCTCGAGCAAGAACATGAGTATCTTTTAGAAGCACCGCCAAAATGGGATGCTGCCCGTGTGCAGTATGCTCGAGTGGATAAATACGCGACCCTGGTAATCGAGCAAAACCGTTATTCGGTTCCTGATCATTTGGTTGGCGAAATGATCATGGTGAAGGTATACGCGGAGCGCATCCGTTGCTTTTACAACGAAGCGTGTATAGCCAATCATGAACGGCTCAGTGGCCACCATCGGTGGAACCTTCAACTCTCACACGTCTTGGAGACCTTACAAAAAAAGCCCGGTGCATTGGCGGGAAGCTTAGCCCTGCACCAGGCGGATCAAAAAATCAAAGATATTTACAAGACGTATTATACAGGTAAGGAGCGTGATTTCATAGCATTATGTCACTACTTGCGGGACGAAGGTGATCTCGACGGCGTCTTAACCGCCATTGACCAACTGGCAGCGATGCATCCGAAACACGTCACCACCGATAAAATAAAAGCGATATGTGACAAAAACAACGAACAGCCGGTCACAGCAGCTTCAATGTCCCAGGATACAGAAGCCATTACCGAACAAGCCAGAACCCATATGAGTGATTATGATCAGTTGTTTCAAATGAAGGCACCCAAGGAGGGGGTTCATTGA
- a CDS encoding group II intron maturase-specific domain-containing protein: MDRPWRRNFLGFSFTSHRKAPKIRVSKQSIQRCKDRIRALTSRRKSMAMTDRIDRLNQYLIGWMGYFQLAETPSIFQELDQWIRRRLRMIRWKEWKKVKTKFKNLVALGVPRPKAWEWANTRKAYWRIAHSPILHKTLGTQYWANQGLKSLLERYKYLRST, encoded by the coding sequence GTGGATCGTCCTTGGCGGCGGAACTTTCTGGGCTTTAGTTTTACGAGTCATCGGAAGGCGCCGAAAATCCGAGTGTCAAAGCAAAGCATCCAACGATGCAAAGACAGGATTCGCGCGCTTACGTCACGCCGAAAATCAATGGCGATGACGGATCGGATCGACCGCCTCAACCAGTATCTGATTGGTTGGATGGGTTATTTCCAACTGGCAGAAACGCCATCAATCTTTCAAGAACTTGACCAATGGATTCGCAGACGATTGCGGATGATTCGGTGGAAAGAGTGGAAGAAGGTGAAGACGAAGTTCAAGAATCTGGTAGCCCTTGGCGTTCCGCGCCCAAAAGCATGGGAATGGGCGAACACAAGGAAGGCTTATTGGCGTATCGCTCATAGTCCAATATTACACAAAACTCTCGGCACCCAATACTGGGCAAACCAAGGGTTGAAAAGCTTGTTGGAGCGTTATAAATATCTTCGTTCGACTTGA
- a CDS encoding type III polyketide synthase, protein MPVIEAVSTAIPPYEASQTDVAHMVRTLFKNDFGDIDRLLKVFDHGQINTRQFAKPLEWYQEAHSFGEKNEAFTTHAVQLGALAVEKCLEEAGIRKNDLSAFISVTSTGLATPSLDARIMNELQLPAHMTRIPLWGLGCGGGAAGLARAAEYCRVYPDARVLVLCVELCSLTFQHGDRSKSNFIGASLFSDGVACALVAGEEVPLIGTTRPHIMDTQTTLMPDSESVMGWEVGDEGMYVVFSRDIPSIVTSWVASNIKQFLKRLGKNDNDITVLAAHPGEEKCWMPMKKHWTCHRT, encoded by the coding sequence ATGCCTGTTATTGAAGCGGTGTCGACGGCGATCCCGCCTTATGAAGCGTCACAAACGGATGTTGCCCATATGGTTCGCACACTCTTTAAAAATGACTTCGGTGATATTGATCGTTTGCTGAAAGTTTTTGATCACGGACAAATCAACACAAGACAATTTGCAAAGCCGCTGGAATGGTATCAGGAAGCGCACAGTTTTGGGGAAAAGAATGAAGCGTTCACGACACATGCGGTTCAATTGGGAGCATTGGCTGTTGAAAAATGCTTAGAAGAAGCAGGCATCCGTAAAAATGATCTCTCTGCATTCATCTCGGTAACTAGCACTGGTCTTGCCACGCCCTCGCTTGACGCACGTATCATGAACGAATTGCAACTCCCCGCACATATGACCCGAATTCCTCTTTGGGGCTTGGGATGCGGCGGCGGTGCAGCAGGTTTGGCACGTGCCGCTGAATATTGCCGGGTGTATCCGGACGCACGCGTACTCGTGCTTTGCGTCGAACTGTGCAGTTTAACGTTTCAACATGGCGATCGATCAAAGAGCAACTTTATCGGTGCTTCTTTATTTTCTGATGGTGTGGCTTGCGCACTCGTAGCAGGAGAGGAAGTTCCACTTATCGGAACCACTCGCCCCCATATCATGGACACCCAAACGACATTGATGCCTGATTCCGAATCCGTGATGGGTTGGGAGGTTGGCGATGAAGGCATGTACGTCGTGTTTTCAAGGGATATCCCATCGATAGTGACTTCCTGGGTGGCATCGAATATCAAGCAATTTTTAAAACGCCTAGGCAAAAATGATAATGATATAACTGTATTGGCCGCTCACCCGGGGGAAGAAAAGTGCTGGATGCCTATGAAGAAGCATTGGACTTGTCACCGGACCTAA
- a CDS encoding isoprenylcysteine carboxyl methyltransferase family protein codes for MTLFVLLYLWVIGQRCFELWWARKNEAWMRAKGGVEHGSEHFPWMVVLHSAFLVSLLFEAYFHAFALMPGWPVLLILFLGAQGLRAWVMGSLGRFWNLKVMVLPGENIIQKGPYRWLKHPNYLVVMAEILLLPLMFQAYVTAVVFTIANACMLFFIRIPVEEHALNAYRGVETREK; via the coding sequence ATGACACTGTTCGTGTTGTTATATTTGTGGGTTATTGGTCAACGCTGTTTTGAATTATGGTGGGCACGAAAAAATGAAGCGTGGATGCGCGCGAAAGGAGGCGTTGAACACGGAAGCGAACATTTTCCGTGGATGGTTGTGTTACATAGTGCTTTTCTCGTGTCGCTTTTGTTTGAAGCGTATTTTCATGCGTTTGCCCTCATGCCGGGTTGGCCGGTGCTGCTCATCCTGTTTCTCGGTGCGCAAGGTTTGCGCGCGTGGGTGATGGGCTCCCTCGGACGGTTCTGGAATTTGAAAGTGATGGTGTTGCCAGGTGAAAATATCATCCAGAAGGGACCGTATCGTTGGTTGAAGCATCCAAATTATCTTGTGGTGATGGCAGAAATTCTGTTGCTGCCGCTGATGTTTCAAGCGTACGTAACGGCTGTTGTTTTTACCATTGCCAATGCATGCATGCTCTTTTTTATTCGGATTCCCGTCGAGGAACATGCGCTCAACGCTTATCGCGGTGTCGAAACGCGCGAAAAATAA
- a CDS encoding DUF2179 domain-containing protein translates to MGSFLLENAWTLLFIILMINVAYVSLFTLRMILTLKGIRYGAAVVGMAEITIYVTGLGLVLDNMTSVLHVMAYALGFGIGVIVGMKIEEKLALGYIAVNVITKEYEPDIPNQLRDKGYGVTNWIAYGREGERMMMEILTSRKSERDLFATVKSLDPKAFIISHEPKNFHGGFWVKGVRR, encoded by the coding sequence TTGGGAAGTTTTTTGCTTGAAAATGCCTGGACGTTGCTGTTCATTATTTTGATGATCAACGTGGCCTATGTTAGTTTATTTACGCTTCGCATGATTTTAACGCTAAAGGGCATTCGTTACGGAGCAGCGGTAGTCGGTATGGCGGAAATCACCATTTATGTGACCGGCCTTGGTCTTGTGCTTGATAACATGACGTCAGTGCTTCATGTTATGGCTTACGCTTTAGGGTTCGGTATTGGTGTCATTGTCGGTATGAAGATTGAAGAAAAGTTGGCATTAGGGTATATTGCCGTTAACGTTATTACGAAAGAATATGAACCGGACATTCCGAACCAACTGCGTGACAAAGGGTATGGCGTGACCAATTGGATCGCTTACGGAAGAGAGGGAGAGCGCATGATGATGGAGATTTTAACCTCCCGTAAATCGGAACGAGATTTATTTGCTACTGTCAAATCACTCGATCCCAAGGCGTTTATCATCTCGCATGAGCCGAAAAATTTCCATGGCGGTTTCTGGGTAAAAGGAGTGCGGCGTTAA